The sequence TCTTAgtgatttttttccatattaatcCTATTCAACTCGATGATTAGTAACCTCTTTGAGCTCGTTTTagagtgattcactattcaagTCGATGACTAGTAACCCGTTCTTGTAACCTTTTTTAAGCTCATTTGGTTTCATATTTACTTCATGTTACAGTAACACGGTGATGACTTTGGTTACCCAAGAatgttaaagaaaataaataaagaatgttaaagaaaataaataaagaatgttattattatttgtctATTCACACTCTTAAAATAAGCTATAAGCCACAAGTCAAAAGGCTATAGCCACTAGTCAAAGCTTAgctgaaaatatatttgatatatatgaaACTGACGAAGTGAAGAAGTATATTCTCAAGACCTTCTGGTGAATCTAGAAATTGAGTAGTTACAGCCACTAGTCAAAGCTTAGCTGAAAAGTATAGCCACTAGTCAAAGCTCTTTTGGTGTATATATATTCCTTCGACGCTCTTTTGGTGTATATATATTCCTTCAAAGCTTCTTCAGTCATATACAGTTTTAAAGAAACTTTGCTTTTTTTActtatttctcaagaaaatcaGGTTCTCATCTGTCTCTGAAGAAGAAAGTTTTTCGTTTTACGTTTTAACTCAAGTAATTAACATATACCAGTTCGCTTTCTTTGTTTAGGCGATGGATTCTCCGGCAAAGTCGCTTAAAGGGAAGAGTCCGATCAATAACAAgcaggagaaagaagaagatcagGTGCTCATCTGTCTGTGAAGCAAAAGAAAGTTTTACTTTTACCATACCttttgcaaaaaaaacaaaaaagtaattAACATACCAGTTCATTTTCGTTGTTTAGGCCATGGATTCTCCGGGAAAGTTGCTTACAGTGAAGAATCCGGTGCAAGCTCCCATCAATAAGACCCCAGAGAAAGAAGATGGATTCCCCACTCCAGAGGGGGAACCATTTAGTTTGCAGTTACTTGTTAAGCAAAATCAAGAAAATCAGGTTCTCATCTGTCTCTgaagaaaataaagttttaattttaCGTTTTAAGTAATTATCATaccttttgcaaaaaaaaaggaagtaaTTAACATACCAGTTACTTTTCGTTGTTTAGGCCATGGATTCTCAGGGAAAGTTGTTTCCAGAGAAGTTTCCGGTGCAAGCTCTGGAGAAAGAAGATGGATGGACTTGGCGAAGTCCAAAAAAAAGACCATCCAACAAAGTCGTAAAAAATCCACCCCAAGGAAGCATACCTCCGTCAACAGTCAAGATTTGAACACTTCCTTCTCAAGAACACATATATAAGTCGCATATGATCCTCGCTAATACATAAGTGTGTTCGTTAGTACTGCCTTGCAtggattttatgtttatttattattgttaCTATTATTTATCTTAGTATATTTTTACTAAGCTGTTTCGTCTACCATCGAATTACAGATATATGATTAAGCAACTGAAATTCATACGCTTTCTTTTCGTATATTCAAAGTTGAATCATTCCTTTCTTCGGATTTATATATTGCATAACTATTTATCACGTTTTATCAGAAATTTAATTGTTTACAACGAAAACGAAGACTCAGCATTATACTATTCAATCTGCCACATGgtcaaaaaagataaaaacaacATTTGAATCCGATTAAACTTTTCTTTCAACCTTTTAATGTTTGAGTAAAATATTCGAACCAAGGAAATTAAGTTGACCCACAcgagagagaaggagaagaggaagatggATTCACCACTCCAAAGGGAGTGCAATTTAGGATTCCACCGCATGTTGATTGTCCTCCGGCTCCTCCACGCGGCGGAATCCAGCAAAAGGCCATTGAAAAACGTCGGAAAAGGTCCAGCCCACGGAGGCTTACCTCCGTCAACGTTCAAGATTTGAACACTTTCTCTAGAACACATACATAAGTCGCATAAGATTCTCACTAATACATATTTAGCGTTTTAATGCGTTCATTAATGGTTGCATGGATTTTATTTTAGTGTTTAGTTACAATCTATAACTTTTTGTACATTTTTAGTAGAATATTTCGTCTACCAT comes from Brassica rapa cultivar Chiifu-401-42 chromosome A02, CAAS_Brap_v3.01, whole genome shotgun sequence and encodes:
- the LOC103852667 gene encoding uncharacterized protein LOC103852667, which encodes MDSPAKSLKGKSPINNKQEKEEDQAMDSPGKLLTVKNPVQAPINKTPEKEDGFPTPEGEPFSLQLLVKQNQENQAMDSQGKLFPEKFPVQALEKEDGWTWRSPKKRPSNKVVKNPPQGSIPPSTVKI